A region from the Medicago truncatula cultivar Jemalong A17 chromosome 6, MtrunA17r5.0-ANR, whole genome shotgun sequence genome encodes:
- the LOC11421793 gene encoding uncharacterized protein, producing MQNQQQNEETSSTMDSFLCPSFSVYSSNNINDVAQQVTNENDNSHSQNDDFEFVAFRSHRRNAADVSPIFNRDERRNSDAMDISISLKNLLIGDEKPKLNGGGRRNSDAAEILYSLKKLFIGNEKEKWTSSEVEDDLDSIPAESYCFWTPKSSSLIASPKTSPMNSTIKCKKSNSTGSSSNTSSSRWKFLSLLRRSKSDGKESLNMVTPAKKENLKLNSGGNGNVVGKKIPATEKKTPATVSAMEVFYGRKKETRVKSYLPYKKELIGFSVGFNANVGRGFPLHV from the coding sequence atgcaaaatcaacaacaaaacgaAGAAACTTCTTCAACAATGGACTCTTTTTTGTGTCCAAGTTTCAGCGTTTACTCTTCTAATAACATAAACGACGTCGCTCAACAAGTTACTAATGAAAACGACAACTCACACTCTCAAAACGACGATTTCGAATTCGTCGCGTTTCGTAGTCACCGTCGCAATGCAGCAGACGTTTCCCCGATCTTCAATCGCGACGAGAGAAGAAACTCCGACGCGATGGacatttcaatttcattgaaaaatttgTTGATCGGAGATGAGAAACCGAAACTTAACGGCGGTGGAAGAAGAAACTCCGATGCTGCGGAGATTTTGTATTCGTTGAAGAAGCTTTTCATCGGAAATGAGAAAGAGAAATGGACTTCGTCGGAGGTGGAAGACGATCTGGATTCGATTCCGGCGGAGTCGTATTGTTTCTGGactccaaaatcatcatctcTGATTGCTTCTCCGAAGACTTCTCCGATGAATTCTACGATCAAATGTAAGAAAAGCAATTCAACTGGTTCGTCTTCGAATACTTCATCTTCGCGATGGAAGTTTCTAAGCTTACTACGGCGAAGCAAAAGCGACGGAAAAGAGTCGTTGAATATGGTAACTCCAGCAAAAAAGGAGAATTTAAAGCTGAATAGCGGTGGCAATGGAAACGTTGTTGGAAAAAAGATTCCGGCGACGGAGAAGAAAACTCCGGCGACAGTGTCGGCGATGGAAGTGTTTTatggaagaaagaaagagacgAGGGTAAAATCGTATTTACCTTATAAGAAAGAGTTAATTGGGTTTAGTGTTGGGTTTAATGCTAATGTTGGAAGAGGTTTTCCTcttcatgtttga
- the LOC11424090 gene encoding 50S ribosomal protein L3-2, mitochondrial → MLAFSRGVVSRLRQFPVASLPRFFSSDVETIRTIEAKPSVMTPNSRRTGLVAVKCGMTAHWDKWGARIPISILWVDDNIVSQVKTPEKEGYCSLQIGCGQKKEKHLTKPEVGHFRAQGVPMKRKLQEFRVTEDALLPVGTSLNVRHFVPGQYVDITGITKGKGFQGVIDRHNFKGGPASHGNSKTERTMGSTGMLGPCRVFKGKKMPGRMGGKQRTVKNVWVYKIDPARNLMWVKGQVPGATGNFVFIKDAVYEKPDTSILPFPTYFVPEDEDTDDMEPLIADLGDVDPFMVVD, encoded by the exons ATGCTGGCATTTTCGAGAGGTGTAGTTTCTCGCCTTCGACAATTCCCCGTGGCATCGCTGCCACGATTTTTTAGTTCGGATGTGGAGACTATACGGACAATTGAAGCAAAACCTAGTGTGATGACACCGAATTCACGACGAACTGGTCTTGTAGCTGTAAAATGTGGAATGACTGCACATTGGGATAAATGGGGTGCTAGAATTCCAATTTCTATCCTTTGGGTTGATGACAACATTGTCTCTCAGGTCAAAACTCCAGAGAAGGAAGGTTATTGTTCTCTCCAG ATTGGTTGTGGACAGAAGAAGGAGAAACACTTGACAAAGCCTGAAGTGGGTCATTTTAGGGCTCAAGGAGTTCCAATGAAGAGGAAGCTCCAAGAGTTTCGAGTGACCGAGGATGCACTTCTTCCTGTTGGTACATCGCTTAATGTTCGCCATTTTGTTCCCGGCCAGTATGTTGACATCACAGGAATCACTAAAGGAAAAGGTTTTCAG GGTGTGATAGATCGGCACAATTTTAAAGGAGGTCCAGCATCCCACGGGAATTCGAAAACAGAGAGAACCATGGGTTCTACAGGAATGCTTGGTCCTTGTAGG GTTTTTAAAGGTAAAAAGATGCCAGGGAGAATGGGCGGGAAGCAAAGAACAGTAAAAAATGTATGGGTCTACAAAATCGACCCAGCAAGAAATTTGATGTGGGTGAAAGGCCAG GTCCCAGGAGCTACAGGGaactttgtttttataaaagatGCAGTCTATGAAAAACCTGACACATCTATACTTCCTTTCCCAACTTACTTTGTGCCAGAAGATGAAGATACTGATGATATGGAACCTTTGATTGCTGATCTTGGAGATGTTGATCCATTTATGGTTGTTGATTAA
- the LOC11425315 gene encoding uncharacterized protein — MQNQQQNEETSSTMDSFLCPSFSTYSSNNINDVVQKVTNENDTSNTQNDNDDFEFVAFHNHRRNDVFPIFNHDGNERRNSDAAEISNSLKKLLIGDEKQRNHDGGGRRRNSDVAEISNSLKKLFIGNEKEERNRVPSSELEDDLDSIPAETYCLWTPNSSPMNSPKSPITSPVASPMNSLCKCKKSNSTGSSSSSSSSSRWKFLSLLRRSKSDGKESLNLLTPVKKENLKKLNSGEKNVAGKKIPVTEKKTPATVSAMEVFYRRKKESRVKSYLPYKKELIGFSVGFNANIGRGFPLHV; from the coding sequence atgcaaaatCAACAACAGAACGAAGAAACTTCTTCAACAATGGACTCATTTTTGTGTCCAAGTTTCAGTACTTATTCTTCAAATAACATAAACGACGTCGTTCAAAAAGTCACTAATGAAAACGACACTTCAAACACTCAAAACGACAACGACGATTTCGAATTCGTCGCTTTTCACAATCACCGCCGCAACGACGTTTTCCCGATCTTCAACCACGACGGCAACGAGAGAAGAAACTCTGACGCGGCGGAGATTTCTAATTCATTGAAGAAATTACTGATCGGAGATGAGAAACAACGAAATCATGACGGCggcggaagaagaagaaactctGATGTGGCGGAGATTTCGAATTCGTTGAAGAAACTGTTTATCGGAAATGAGAAAGAGGAACGGAACCGTGTACCTTCGTCAGAGTTGGAAGACGATCTGGATTCGATTCCAGCGGAGACGTATTGTTTGTGGACACCGAATTCATCTCCGATGAATTCTCCGAAATCGCCGATTACTTCTCCGGTGGCCTCACCAATGAATTCTCTCTGCAAGTGCAAGAAAAGCAATTCAACTGGTTCATCTTCGagttcttcatcatcttctcgaTGGAAGTTTCTGAGCTTACTCCGGCGAAGCAAAAGCGACGGAAAAGAgtctttgaatttattaactCCGGTGAAAAAGGAGAATTTAAAGAAGCTGAATAGTGGTGAAAAAAACGTTGCCGGAAAAAAGATTCCGGTAACGGAGAAGAAAACTCCGGCGACAGTGTCGGCGATGGAAGTGTTttatagaagaaagaaagagtcGAGGGTAAAATCGTATTTACCATATAAGAAAGAGTTAATTGGGTTTAGTGTTGGTTTTAATGCTAATATTGGAAGAGGTTTTCCTCTTCATGtttga